In the genome of Montipora foliosa isolate CH-2021 chromosome 3, ASM3666993v2, whole genome shotgun sequence, one region contains:
- the LOC137997022 gene encoding DNA excision repair protein ERCC-8-like: protein MLHSLYMREQATRWAYLLTQTERKKRVNSIKLSQHGEVKQVHKSGINCVDIDICEGKYLLSSSSSGKIAIHDIEECFYTDKFQCKVVVSMDKTLKDSHKHSVETVQWYPNDTGMFLSSSVDKTLRVWDTNALEVVENFYLEGIIYHHQMPVYISKHSLVATACEDSRVYLCDLKSGSAIHILKGHSRAVVSVAWSPRNSYLLATGSRDNKVLLWDVRKAVGSILSLDQHNGKGGSRSSETNTAHNGHVNGISFSPDGLHLLTYGTDDRLRLWDTFTGKNTLVNFGRVHNPCRKAIKLCQSTGTSDQVVFVPSGSSIEVYNVVTGNHVVTLRGHYNNVNCCIFHRYFQAVFSGANDTNLLVWLPEMNRTAHEKKTDIADVKAVSDVNNPYQDSWSSDEEET from the coding sequence ATGCTTCACTCCCTTTACATGAGGGAACAAGCGACCCGTTGGGCTTATCTTTTGACGCAAACTGAGCGAAAGAAGCGAGTTAACTCCATAAAACTCAGTCAGCACGGGGAAGTTAAACAAGTCCATAAATCCGGTATCAACTGCGTTGACATCGACATCTGTGAGGGTAAATATCTCCTGTCGTCGAGTTCCAGTGGCAAAATAGCCATTCATGACATAGAGGAATGTTTTTATACTGATAAATTCCAGTGCAAGGTGGTTGTTTCAATGGATAAAACATTAAAAGACAGCCATAAACACAGTGTGGAAACTGTGCAGTGGTATCCCAATGATACTGGGATGTTTCTGTCTAGCTCTGTGGATAAAACTCTGAGGGTGTGGGACACAAATGCCCTTGAAGTTGTTGAGAACTTTTATCTCGAAGGTATCATTTATCATCATCAGATGCCAGTCTATATCAGCAAACACAGTCTGGTTGCGACTGCGTGTGAAGATTCCAGAGTGTATCTTTGTGATCTAAAATCAGGTTCTGCAATTCATATTTTAAAGGGGCATTCAAGGGCAGTTGTTTCTGTGGCATGGTCGCCAAGAAACTCCTACCTCTTGGCAACGGGTAGTCGCGATAATAAAGTACTTTTGTGGGATGTTAGAAAAGCTGTTGGCAGCATTCTGTCTTTGGACCAACATAATGGAAAGGGAGGATCAAGATCTTCTGAAACAAATACAGCTCATAATGGACATGTAAATGGAATTTCGTTTTCACCAGATGGACTGCATTTGTTGACGTATGGAACAGATGATCGGTTAAGACTCTGGGATACTTTTACTGGAAAGAACACCCTTGTTAATTTTGGTAGGGTGCACAACCCCTGCCGCAAAGCAATAAAGTTATGTCAGTCCACTGGAACTTCTGATCAAGTGGTGTTTGTTCCTTCGGGTAGCAGTATAGAAGTGTACAACGTCGTAACAGGAAACCATGTTGTTACTCTTCGAGGACATTACAACAATGTGAATTGCTGTATTTTTCATCGTTATTTTCAAGCTGTTTTCAGTGGTGCAAATGACACAAACCTTCTAGTATGGCTGCCAGAAATGAACAGAACTGcacatgaaaagaaaacagacaTAGCTGATGTTAAAGCTGTAAGTGATGTTAATAATCCTTATCAAGATTCCTGGAGCAGCGATGAAGAAGAGACATGA